A window of Drosophila subobscura isolate 14011-0131.10 chromosome E, UCBerk_Dsub_1.0, whole genome shotgun sequence contains these coding sequences:
- the LOC117890142 gene encoding cytochrome P450 6a2: MLIFIYLVIAVGSLVAYLLHRNFQYWKRQGVPHDAPHPFYGNLVGFRKNRVLHDIMYDYYNKYRNGSSPFVGFYFLHKPAAFIVDTKLAKNILIKDFSNFADRGQFHNERDDPLTQHLFNLDGNRWKQLRQRLSPTFTSGKMKLMFPTVIKVAEEFSTVMGEQVPASKGGTIIEIKEMMARFTTDVIGTCAFGIECNTLRTPVTDFRTMAQKAFTEMRHGQLLTFFIFSFPKLARKLRMRIMPEDVHQFFMRLVNDTVAVREKENFKRHDFMDMLIEMKQKGSVTLDNGEVMKAMDIGELAAQVFVFYLAGFETSSSTMSYCFYELAQHQDIQDKVREEVQTVLAQHDGKLTYECVKEMRYLDQVFSETLRLYTLVPHLERKALNDYVVPGHPKLVIEKDTQIIIPACAYHRDEKLYPDPLRFDPDRFSAEQVAARDSVEWLPFGDGPRNCIGMRFGQMQARVGMAQLLNKFKFSVCDKTEIPLKYEPKSFVLGSIGGIYLRLERI; encoded by the exons ATGTTGATATTCATTTACCTGGTGATCGCCGTTGGCTCGCTGGTGGCTTACTTGCTGCATCGCAATTTCCAATACTGGAAGCGCCAGGGTGTGCCGCACGATGCGCCTCATCCCTTCTACGGCAATCTTGTGGGCTTCCGCAAGAATCGCGTGCTACACGACATTATGTACGATTACTACAATAAATATCGGAACGGCAGCAGTCCCTTTGTGGGCTTCTACTTTCTGCACAAGCCCGCAGCGTTCATTGTGGACACGAAGCTGGCCAAGAACATTTTGATTAAGGATTTCTCGAACTTTGCGGATCGCGGACAGTTCCACAATGAGCGGGATGATCCGCTGACCCAACATTTGTTCAATTTGGATGGCAACCGCTGGAAGCAGCTGCGTCAGCGACTGTCGCCCACTTTTACCTCGGGCAAAATGAAGTTGATGTTTCCCACCGTGATCAAGGTGGCGGAGGAGTTCTCTACGGTGATGGGAGAGCAGGTGCCGGCCAGCAAGGGTGGCACTATCATAGAGATCAAAGAGATGATGGCCAGATTCACCACGGATGTGATTGGCACATGTGCCTTTGGCATCGAGTGCAACACGCTGCGCACACCCGTCACCGATTTCCGCACCATGGCACAGAAGGCATTCACGGAGATGCGACACGGTCAGCTGCTGACTTTCTTCATCTTCAGTTTCCCGAAGCTGGCACGAAAGCTCAGAATGCGCATTATGCCCGAGGATGTGCACCAGTTCTTCATGCGACTCGTCAACGATACGGTGGCTGTGCGGGAAAAGGAGAACTTTAAGCGTCACGATTTCATGGACATGTTGATCGAAATGAAGCAAAAGGGCAGCGTGACCCTAGACAATGGAGAAGTGATGAAAGCCATGGACATAGGGGAGCTGGCTGCTCAGGTGTTTGTGTTCTATTTGGCTGGCTTTGAGACCTCCTCATCGACCATGAGCTACTGCTTCTATGAGCTGGCACAGCATCAGGATATACAGGATAAGGTGAGGGAAGAGGTGCAAACGGTGCTGGCCCAACACGATGGAAAACTAACGTACGAGTGTGTCAAGGAAATGCGTTACTTGGACCAAGTCTTCTCAG AAACCCTTCGATTGTACACTCTGGTGCCGCATTTGGAGCGCAAAGCACTCAACGACTATGTGGTGCCGGGACATCCCAAGTTGGTGATTGAAAAGGACACACAAATCATAATACCCGCCTGCGCGTATCATCGTGATGAGAAGCTCTATCCCGATCCGCTGCGCTTCGATCCGGATCGCTTCTCCGCCGAGCAGGTGGCCGCCAGGGATTCCGTGGAGTGGCTGCCCTTTGGCGATGGTCCCAGGAACTGCATTGGCATGCGCTTTGGCCAGATGCAGGCACGCGTCGGCATGGCACAGCTGCTCAACAAGTTCAAGTTTTCGGTGTGCGACAAGACAGAGATTCCCCTCAAATATGAGCCCAAGTCGTTTGTGCTCGGCTCCATTGGGGGCATCTACTTGCGACTGGAGAGGATTTGA
- the LOC117890141 gene encoding rap guanine nucleotide exchange factor 4 isoform X2, with protein MLFRRSCTYNVEQSTRHYAKSSVTLCNLGVGATFGETILHDLPRDSTVVTKTTCELLRVEQQDFRLIWEKNKELMNDIFTNCKLKNGFGPSVQQTAAATSPTKRPLSPDHPNPALPITETPSPAMSRMGWALRTLLVADNSSCLKDRKVSGKLIRKCAPGTELVDWLVNLAPIVHTRAQAAGMWQALVEEGVLTHVNKEQPFKDKCFLYRFRLDEEGGAAAVGIPQAEDQHAANEHIREALSALFQRGPDATLRMILRKPSHERTSEELELVFEELVHIAALSHLSTSIKRELSSIFVFEAHAQAGTILFNQGDEGRSWYILLKGSVDVVIHGKGTVATLKTGDDFGKLALINDAPRAATIVLKENNCHLLRVDKEHFNRILRDVEANTLRLQEHGKDVLVLERVAKQRGQHSAFKYTVMSGTPAKMLEHLLETRLGQSVGGMDPFLDDFLLTHIVFMPVVQLVDELANYFHCDTHEDAQTPEDREYIVNFKKRVIQFMQKWVMAVRHAAFEEPSVCDFIEDLAAEVEADPDLNEETSIVHNVLTQMARYQEDRNQNAGQKWKLPPNGQPICLFSGNATPSKTVIRPDDDIIFRVYCADHTYCTLRFPMHTTAELIKACAADKLQLNRGPEDLCLVEVKSNGERSVFKDNDVSIPTGLSLNGRLFVSVKDHLDALTQLQEQECPTEGVDIDLEILSTKELAYHITLFEWDLFYAVHEYELLYHTFGRHHFGKITANLDVFLRRFNEVQYWIVTELVSTPSLSKRVGLVRKFIKLAAYCKEYQNLNAFFAVVMGLSNMAVSRLQQTWEKIPSKFRKIFQEFEALIDPSRNHRAYRVFVGKLQPPLIPFMPLLLKDMTFAHEGNKTSLDGLVNFEKMHMMAQTMRTIRFCRSRSLGLEPPSPKSEGEVRSYISSFRVIDNQRVLTAMSQKVEPTRKL; from the exons ATGTTGTTTCGTCGCAGTTGTACCTATAACGTGGAGCAATCAACGCGGCATTATGCAAAG agCTCCGTAACGTTGTGCAATCTGGGTGTGGGCGCCACATTTGGGGAGACCATTTTGCACGATCTGCCACGCGATAGCACCGTGGTGACGAAGACAACCTGCGAGCTGTTGCGCGTTGAGCAGCAGGATTTTCGACTCATATGGGAG aaaaacaaagagtTAATGAATGACATTTTCaccaattgcaaattgaagaACG GTTTTGGTCCTAGCGTACAGCAAACGGCGGCCGCCACATCGCCCACCAAGCGCCCACTCAGCCCGGACCACCCCAATCCAGCCTTGCCCATAACCGAg ACACCGAGTCCGGCTATGAGCCGCATGGGCTGGGCTCTACGCACATTACTCGTCGCCGACAACTCAAGCTGTCTGAAGGATCGCAAA GTTTCGGGCAAGTTGATACGCAAGTGTGCGCCCGGCACTGAGCTCGTCGATTGGCTGGTAAATCTCGCACCAATTGTCCATACGCGCGCCCAAGCGGCGGGCATGTGGCAGGCTCTCGTCGAGGAAGGTGTACTTACACATG TCAACAAAGAGCAGCCATTCAAGGATAAGTGCTTTCTGTATCGATTCCGCTTGGACGAGGAAGGTGGTGCAGCTGCGGTCGGCATACCCCAGGCAGAGGATCAACACGCAGCCAACGAGCACATACGCGAGGCATTGAGTGCGCTGTTTCAACGCGGACCGGATGCCACACTGCGTATGATATTGCGCAAGCC CTCCCACGAACGCACATCGgaggaactggagctggtGTTCGAGGAGCTCGTGCACATTGCCGCCCTCTCCCATTTATCCACCAGCATCAAGCGGGAACTCTCATCGATATTCGTGTTCGAGGCACATGCCCAAGCGGGCACAATAT tgttCAATCAGGGGGACGAAGGACGCTCCTGGTATATCCTGCTGAAAGGTTCGGTGGATGTTGTGATACACGGCAAGGGCACGGTGGCCACACTGAAGACGGGCGATGATTTCGGTAAACTGGCTTTAATCAACGACGCACCCAG AGCTGCTACCATTGTGCTCAAGGAGAACAATTGCCACTTGCTGCGCGTGGACAAGGAGCACTTCAATCGTATATTGCGCGATGTGGAGGCCAATACGTTGAGATTGCAGGAGCACGGCAAGGATGTTTTAGTGCTGGAGCGTGTGGCCAAGCAACGTGGACAGCATTCGGCATTCAA ATACACGGTCATGTCGGGCACACCGGCCAAGATGCTGGAGCACCTGCTGGAGACCCGACTGGGGCAGTCTGTGGGCGGCATGGATCCCTTTCTCGATGACTTTCTGCTCACGCACATTGTATTCATGCCCGTGGTGCAGCTGGTTGATGAACTCGCCAATTA CTTTCATTGCGACACCCATGAGGACGCGCAAACACCCGAGGATCGTGAGTATATTGTCAACTTTAAGAAGCGCGTCATACAGTTTATGCAAAAGTGGGTCATGGCCGTGCGGCATGCGGCCTTCGAGGAGccgagtgtgtgtgatttCATTGAGGATCTCGCTGCCGAAGTGGAAGCCGATCCCGATCTCAATGAGGAGACGAGCATCGTGCACAATGTGCTGACACAAATGGCACGCTATCAGGAGGATCGCAATCAGAATGCGGGACAAAAGTGGAAGTTGCCGCCAAATGGTCAgcccatttgtttgtttagcgGCAATGCAACGCCCTCAAAGACGGTCATTCGACCGGATGATGATA TCATCTTCCGCGTCTATTGTGCCGATCACACCTACTGCACCCTGCGCTTTCCCATGCACACCACTGCGGAGCTCATCAAAGCCTGCGCCGCcgacaagctgcagctgaatcGTGGCCCCGAGGACCTGTGCCTAGTCGAAGTCAAGTCGAATGGGGAGCGCTCCGTGTTTAAGGATAACGATGTCAGCATACCCACTGGCCTCTCGCTCAACGGTCGACTGTTTGTCTCCGTCAAGGATCATTTGGATGCGTTG ACTcaactgcaggagcaggagtgcCCCACAGAGGGTGTCGACATCGATTTGGAAATACTAAGCACCAAGGAGCTGGCCTACCACATCACACTCTTCGAGTGGGATCTGTTCTATGCTGTGCATGAATATGAATTGCTCTATCACACCTTTGGACGGCATCACTTTGGCAAG ATTACAGCCAATTTGGATGTCTTTCTGCGTCGCTTCAATGAGGTTCAGTATTGGATTGTCACCGAGCTCGTGTCCACGCCGAGTCTGAGCAAACGCGTGGGTCTCGTACGCAAGTTTATCAAGCTGGCTGCCTA TTGCAAGGAATACCAAAATCTGAACGCATTCTTTGCTGTCGTCATGGGCCTCTCGAATATGGCCGTGTCGCGGCTGCAGCAAACCTGGGAGAAGATACCTTCGAAGTTTCGGAAGATCTTCCAAGAGTTTGAGGCGCTCATCGATCCCAGTCGCAATCATCGCGCGTATCGTGTGTTTGTGGGCAAGCTGCAGCCACCGCTGATACCGTttatgccgctgctgcttaaGGACATGACCTTTGCCCACGAGGGCAACAAGACCAGCCTGGACGGGCTGGTGAACTTTGAGAAGATGCACATGATGGCACAAACCATGCGCACCATACGCTTCTGTCGCTCCAGGAGTTTGG GTTTGGAACCGCCTTCACCCAAGAGCGAGGGCGAGGTACGCTCGTACATCAGCAGCTTTCGTGTGATTGACAATCAGCGCGTTCTGACGGCCATGTCACAGAAGGTGGAGCCCACCAGGAAGCTCtaa
- the LOC117890141 gene encoding rap guanine nucleotide exchange factor 4 isoform X1, translating to MAMEWITAMDKRPCDRNLRDVELISCRLRRVEPLCRLPGSALQQLAMCGFYEDLEKGVTLFRAGEQGRFWYAVLGGSLEVRYHAHADADGKSSVTLCNLGVGATFGETILHDLPRDSTVVTKTTCELLRVEQQDFRLIWEKNKELMNDIFTNCKLKNGFGPSVQQTAAATSPTKRPLSPDHPNPALPITETPSPAMSRMGWALRTLLVADNSSCLKDRKVSGKLIRKCAPGTELVDWLVNLAPIVHTRAQAAGMWQALVEEGVLTHVNKEQPFKDKCFLYRFRLDEEGGAAAVGIPQAEDQHAANEHIREALSALFQRGPDATLRMILRKPSHERTSEELELVFEELVHIAALSHLSTSIKRELSSIFVFEAHAQAGTILFNQGDEGRSWYILLKGSVDVVIHGKGTVATLKTGDDFGKLALINDAPRAATIVLKENNCHLLRVDKEHFNRILRDVEANTLRLQEHGKDVLVLERVAKQRGQHSAFKYTVMSGTPAKMLEHLLETRLGQSVGGMDPFLDDFLLTHIVFMPVVQLVDELANYFHCDTHEDAQTPEDREYIVNFKKRVIQFMQKWVMAVRHAAFEEPSVCDFIEDLAAEVEADPDLNEETSIVHNVLTQMARYQEDRNQNAGQKWKLPPNGQPICLFSGNATPSKTVIRPDDDIIFRVYCADHTYCTLRFPMHTTAELIKACAADKLQLNRGPEDLCLVEVKSNGERSVFKDNDVSIPTGLSLNGRLFVSVKDHLDALTQLQEQECPTEGVDIDLEILSTKELAYHITLFEWDLFYAVHEYELLYHTFGRHHFGKITANLDVFLRRFNEVQYWIVTELVSTPSLSKRVGLVRKFIKLAAYCKEYQNLNAFFAVVMGLSNMAVSRLQQTWEKIPSKFRKIFQEFEALIDPSRNHRAYRVFVGKLQPPLIPFMPLLLKDMTFAHEGNKTSLDGLVNFEKMHMMAQTMRTIRFCRSRSLGLEPPSPKSEGEVRSYISSFRVIDNQRVLTAMSQKVEPTRKL from the exons agCTCCGTAACGTTGTGCAATCTGGGTGTGGGCGCCACATTTGGGGAGACCATTTTGCACGATCTGCCACGCGATAGCACCGTGGTGACGAAGACAACCTGCGAGCTGTTGCGCGTTGAGCAGCAGGATTTTCGACTCATATGGGAG aaaaacaaagagtTAATGAATGACATTTTCaccaattgcaaattgaagaACG GTTTTGGTCCTAGCGTACAGCAAACGGCGGCCGCCACATCGCCCACCAAGCGCCCACTCAGCCCGGACCACCCCAATCCAGCCTTGCCCATAACCGAg ACACCGAGTCCGGCTATGAGCCGCATGGGCTGGGCTCTACGCACATTACTCGTCGCCGACAACTCAAGCTGTCTGAAGGATCGCAAA GTTTCGGGCAAGTTGATACGCAAGTGTGCGCCCGGCACTGAGCTCGTCGATTGGCTGGTAAATCTCGCACCAATTGTCCATACGCGCGCCCAAGCGGCGGGCATGTGGCAGGCTCTCGTCGAGGAAGGTGTACTTACACATG TCAACAAAGAGCAGCCATTCAAGGATAAGTGCTTTCTGTATCGATTCCGCTTGGACGAGGAAGGTGGTGCAGCTGCGGTCGGCATACCCCAGGCAGAGGATCAACACGCAGCCAACGAGCACATACGCGAGGCATTGAGTGCGCTGTTTCAACGCGGACCGGATGCCACACTGCGTATGATATTGCGCAAGCC CTCCCACGAACGCACATCGgaggaactggagctggtGTTCGAGGAGCTCGTGCACATTGCCGCCCTCTCCCATTTATCCACCAGCATCAAGCGGGAACTCTCATCGATATTCGTGTTCGAGGCACATGCCCAAGCGGGCACAATAT tgttCAATCAGGGGGACGAAGGACGCTCCTGGTATATCCTGCTGAAAGGTTCGGTGGATGTTGTGATACACGGCAAGGGCACGGTGGCCACACTGAAGACGGGCGATGATTTCGGTAAACTGGCTTTAATCAACGACGCACCCAG AGCTGCTACCATTGTGCTCAAGGAGAACAATTGCCACTTGCTGCGCGTGGACAAGGAGCACTTCAATCGTATATTGCGCGATGTGGAGGCCAATACGTTGAGATTGCAGGAGCACGGCAAGGATGTTTTAGTGCTGGAGCGTGTGGCCAAGCAACGTGGACAGCATTCGGCATTCAA ATACACGGTCATGTCGGGCACACCGGCCAAGATGCTGGAGCACCTGCTGGAGACCCGACTGGGGCAGTCTGTGGGCGGCATGGATCCCTTTCTCGATGACTTTCTGCTCACGCACATTGTATTCATGCCCGTGGTGCAGCTGGTTGATGAACTCGCCAATTA CTTTCATTGCGACACCCATGAGGACGCGCAAACACCCGAGGATCGTGAGTATATTGTCAACTTTAAGAAGCGCGTCATACAGTTTATGCAAAAGTGGGTCATGGCCGTGCGGCATGCGGCCTTCGAGGAGccgagtgtgtgtgatttCATTGAGGATCTCGCTGCCGAAGTGGAAGCCGATCCCGATCTCAATGAGGAGACGAGCATCGTGCACAATGTGCTGACACAAATGGCACGCTATCAGGAGGATCGCAATCAGAATGCGGGACAAAAGTGGAAGTTGCCGCCAAATGGTCAgcccatttgtttgtttagcgGCAATGCAACGCCCTCAAAGACGGTCATTCGACCGGATGATGATA TCATCTTCCGCGTCTATTGTGCCGATCACACCTACTGCACCCTGCGCTTTCCCATGCACACCACTGCGGAGCTCATCAAAGCCTGCGCCGCcgacaagctgcagctgaatcGTGGCCCCGAGGACCTGTGCCTAGTCGAAGTCAAGTCGAATGGGGAGCGCTCCGTGTTTAAGGATAACGATGTCAGCATACCCACTGGCCTCTCGCTCAACGGTCGACTGTTTGTCTCCGTCAAGGATCATTTGGATGCGTTG ACTcaactgcaggagcaggagtgcCCCACAGAGGGTGTCGACATCGATTTGGAAATACTAAGCACCAAGGAGCTGGCCTACCACATCACACTCTTCGAGTGGGATCTGTTCTATGCTGTGCATGAATATGAATTGCTCTATCACACCTTTGGACGGCATCACTTTGGCAAG ATTACAGCCAATTTGGATGTCTTTCTGCGTCGCTTCAATGAGGTTCAGTATTGGATTGTCACCGAGCTCGTGTCCACGCCGAGTCTGAGCAAACGCGTGGGTCTCGTACGCAAGTTTATCAAGCTGGCTGCCTA TTGCAAGGAATACCAAAATCTGAACGCATTCTTTGCTGTCGTCATGGGCCTCTCGAATATGGCCGTGTCGCGGCTGCAGCAAACCTGGGAGAAGATACCTTCGAAGTTTCGGAAGATCTTCCAAGAGTTTGAGGCGCTCATCGATCCCAGTCGCAATCATCGCGCGTATCGTGTGTTTGTGGGCAAGCTGCAGCCACCGCTGATACCGTttatgccgctgctgcttaaGGACATGACCTTTGCCCACGAGGGCAACAAGACCAGCCTGGACGGGCTGGTGAACTTTGAGAAGATGCACATGATGGCACAAACCATGCGCACCATACGCTTCTGTCGCTCCAGGAGTTTGG GTTTGGAACCGCCTTCACCCAAGAGCGAGGGCGAGGTACGCTCGTACATCAGCAGCTTTCGTGTGATTGACAATCAGCGCGTTCTGACGGCCATGTCACAGAAGGTGGAGCCCACCAGGAAGCTCtaa
- the LOC117890141 gene encoding rap guanine nucleotide exchange factor 4 isoform X3: protein MNDIFTNCKLKNGFGPSVQQTAAATSPTKRPLSPDHPNPALPITETPSPAMSRMGWALRTLLVADNSSCLKDRKVSGKLIRKCAPGTELVDWLVNLAPIVHTRAQAAGMWQALVEEGVLTHVNKEQPFKDKCFLYRFRLDEEGGAAAVGIPQAEDQHAANEHIREALSALFQRGPDATLRMILRKPSHERTSEELELVFEELVHIAALSHLSTSIKRELSSIFVFEAHAQAGTILFNQGDEGRSWYILLKGSVDVVIHGKGTVATLKTGDDFGKLALINDAPRAATIVLKENNCHLLRVDKEHFNRILRDVEANTLRLQEHGKDVLVLERVAKQRGQHSAFKYTVMSGTPAKMLEHLLETRLGQSVGGMDPFLDDFLLTHIVFMPVVQLVDELANYFHCDTHEDAQTPEDREYIVNFKKRVIQFMQKWVMAVRHAAFEEPSVCDFIEDLAAEVEADPDLNEETSIVHNVLTQMARYQEDRNQNAGQKWKLPPNGQPICLFSGNATPSKTVIRPDDDIIFRVYCADHTYCTLRFPMHTTAELIKACAADKLQLNRGPEDLCLVEVKSNGERSVFKDNDVSIPTGLSLNGRLFVSVKDHLDALTQLQEQECPTEGVDIDLEILSTKELAYHITLFEWDLFYAVHEYELLYHTFGRHHFGKITANLDVFLRRFNEVQYWIVTELVSTPSLSKRVGLVRKFIKLAAYCKEYQNLNAFFAVVMGLSNMAVSRLQQTWEKIPSKFRKIFQEFEALIDPSRNHRAYRVFVGKLQPPLIPFMPLLLKDMTFAHEGNKTSLDGLVNFEKMHMMAQTMRTIRFCRSRSLGLEPPSPKSEGEVRSYISSFRVIDNQRVLTAMSQKVEPTRKL from the exons ATGAATGACATTTTCaccaattgcaaattgaagaACG GTTTTGGTCCTAGCGTACAGCAAACGGCGGCCGCCACATCGCCCACCAAGCGCCCACTCAGCCCGGACCACCCCAATCCAGCCTTGCCCATAACCGAg ACACCGAGTCCGGCTATGAGCCGCATGGGCTGGGCTCTACGCACATTACTCGTCGCCGACAACTCAAGCTGTCTGAAGGATCGCAAA GTTTCGGGCAAGTTGATACGCAAGTGTGCGCCCGGCACTGAGCTCGTCGATTGGCTGGTAAATCTCGCACCAATTGTCCATACGCGCGCCCAAGCGGCGGGCATGTGGCAGGCTCTCGTCGAGGAAGGTGTACTTACACATG TCAACAAAGAGCAGCCATTCAAGGATAAGTGCTTTCTGTATCGATTCCGCTTGGACGAGGAAGGTGGTGCAGCTGCGGTCGGCATACCCCAGGCAGAGGATCAACACGCAGCCAACGAGCACATACGCGAGGCATTGAGTGCGCTGTTTCAACGCGGACCGGATGCCACACTGCGTATGATATTGCGCAAGCC CTCCCACGAACGCACATCGgaggaactggagctggtGTTCGAGGAGCTCGTGCACATTGCCGCCCTCTCCCATTTATCCACCAGCATCAAGCGGGAACTCTCATCGATATTCGTGTTCGAGGCACATGCCCAAGCGGGCACAATAT tgttCAATCAGGGGGACGAAGGACGCTCCTGGTATATCCTGCTGAAAGGTTCGGTGGATGTTGTGATACACGGCAAGGGCACGGTGGCCACACTGAAGACGGGCGATGATTTCGGTAAACTGGCTTTAATCAACGACGCACCCAG AGCTGCTACCATTGTGCTCAAGGAGAACAATTGCCACTTGCTGCGCGTGGACAAGGAGCACTTCAATCGTATATTGCGCGATGTGGAGGCCAATACGTTGAGATTGCAGGAGCACGGCAAGGATGTTTTAGTGCTGGAGCGTGTGGCCAAGCAACGTGGACAGCATTCGGCATTCAA ATACACGGTCATGTCGGGCACACCGGCCAAGATGCTGGAGCACCTGCTGGAGACCCGACTGGGGCAGTCTGTGGGCGGCATGGATCCCTTTCTCGATGACTTTCTGCTCACGCACATTGTATTCATGCCCGTGGTGCAGCTGGTTGATGAACTCGCCAATTA CTTTCATTGCGACACCCATGAGGACGCGCAAACACCCGAGGATCGTGAGTATATTGTCAACTTTAAGAAGCGCGTCATACAGTTTATGCAAAAGTGGGTCATGGCCGTGCGGCATGCGGCCTTCGAGGAGccgagtgtgtgtgatttCATTGAGGATCTCGCTGCCGAAGTGGAAGCCGATCCCGATCTCAATGAGGAGACGAGCATCGTGCACAATGTGCTGACACAAATGGCACGCTATCAGGAGGATCGCAATCAGAATGCGGGACAAAAGTGGAAGTTGCCGCCAAATGGTCAgcccatttgtttgtttagcgGCAATGCAACGCCCTCAAAGACGGTCATTCGACCGGATGATGATA TCATCTTCCGCGTCTATTGTGCCGATCACACCTACTGCACCCTGCGCTTTCCCATGCACACCACTGCGGAGCTCATCAAAGCCTGCGCCGCcgacaagctgcagctgaatcGTGGCCCCGAGGACCTGTGCCTAGTCGAAGTCAAGTCGAATGGGGAGCGCTCCGTGTTTAAGGATAACGATGTCAGCATACCCACTGGCCTCTCGCTCAACGGTCGACTGTTTGTCTCCGTCAAGGATCATTTGGATGCGTTG ACTcaactgcaggagcaggagtgcCCCACAGAGGGTGTCGACATCGATTTGGAAATACTAAGCACCAAGGAGCTGGCCTACCACATCACACTCTTCGAGTGGGATCTGTTCTATGCTGTGCATGAATATGAATTGCTCTATCACACCTTTGGACGGCATCACTTTGGCAAG ATTACAGCCAATTTGGATGTCTTTCTGCGTCGCTTCAATGAGGTTCAGTATTGGATTGTCACCGAGCTCGTGTCCACGCCGAGTCTGAGCAAACGCGTGGGTCTCGTACGCAAGTTTATCAAGCTGGCTGCCTA TTGCAAGGAATACCAAAATCTGAACGCATTCTTTGCTGTCGTCATGGGCCTCTCGAATATGGCCGTGTCGCGGCTGCAGCAAACCTGGGAGAAGATACCTTCGAAGTTTCGGAAGATCTTCCAAGAGTTTGAGGCGCTCATCGATCCCAGTCGCAATCATCGCGCGTATCGTGTGTTTGTGGGCAAGCTGCAGCCACCGCTGATACCGTttatgccgctgctgcttaaGGACATGACCTTTGCCCACGAGGGCAACAAGACCAGCCTGGACGGGCTGGTGAACTTTGAGAAGATGCACATGATGGCACAAACCATGCGCACCATACGCTTCTGTCGCTCCAGGAGTTTGG GTTTGGAACCGCCTTCACCCAAGAGCGAGGGCGAGGTACGCTCGTACATCAGCAGCTTTCGTGTGATTGACAATCAGCGCGTTCTGACGGCCATGTCACAGAAGGTGGAGCCCACCAGGAAGCTCtaa
- the LOC117890298 gene encoding aldo-keto reductase family 1 member B1, translated as MTNLAPKIKLSNGQEMPVLGLGTWKSFESEAYQSTKNAIDIGYRHIDTAFVYENEQEVGQAVREKIAEGVIKREEIFITTKLGGIHHDPELVERAFRLSLSNLGLEYIDLYLMHLPIGQKFHNDSNVHGTLELTEVDYLDTWREMEKLVDLGLARGIGLSNFNAAQTERVLANCRIKPVVNQVECHPGFQQQKLREHAKQHGLVICAYCPLARPQPARQWPAFIYDEQAQQLAKKYGRSTAQICLRYLIQIGVVPLPKSSNKTRIEENFKVFDFELSAEDVRAMEGYQTGQRTVPFSGMSGHKYYPFNDEF; from the coding sequence ATGACAAATCTCGCGCCGAAAATCAAACTGAGCAATGGCCAGGAAATGCCCGTCCTCGGCTTGGGCACCTGGAAGTCGTTCGAGTCGGAGGCCTACCAATCGACCAAGAACGCCATTGACATTGGCTACCGGCACATCGACACGGCGTTCGTCTACGAGAACGAGCAGGAGGTGGGCCAGGCGGTGCGGGAGAAGATTGCGGAGGGTGTGATCAAGCGGGAGGAGATATTTATCACCACGAAGCTGGGCGGCATCCATCACGATCCCGAGCTGGTGGAGCGCGCCTTCAGGCTGAGCCTGAGCAACCTCGGGCTGGAGTACATCGATCTGTACTTGATGCATCTGCCCATTGGCCAGAAGTTCCACAACGACAGCAATGTCCACGGCACCTTGGAGCTGACGGAGGTCGACTATCTGGACACCTGGCGGGAGATGGAGAAGCTGGTGGATCTGGGCCTGGCCCGCGGCATCGGACTGTCCAACTTCAATGCCGCACAAACGGAGCGCGTGCTGGCCAACTGCCGCATCAAGCCGGTGGTGAATCAGGTGGAGTGTCATCCGGgcttccagcagcagaagctgcgcGAACATGCCAAGCAGCACGGCCTGGTGATCTGCGCCTACTGCCCGCTGGCACGTCCCCAGCCCGCACGCCAGTGGCCCGCGTTCATCTACGATGagcaggcccagcagctggccaagaagtACGGACGCAGCACTGCCCAGATCTGCCTGCGATATCTCATTCAAATTGGTGTCGTGCCACTGCCCAAGTCCTCCAACAAGACGCGCATTGAGGAGAACTTCAAAGTCTTTGACTTCGAGCTGAGTGCCGAGGATGTCAGGGCCATGGAGGGCTACCAGACGGGTCAGCGAACAGTGCCCTTCTCGGGCATGTCCGGCCACAAATATTATCCATTCAACGACGAGTTCTAG